Sequence from the Flavobacterium sp. TR2 genome:
AACAAGACAAAATCAGAATTGTTTTAACAACACCTTTAACGGCTGATTCTCCAATCAACGAACATTTGAAAAAACATGGTGATGGAGTAAAAGTTGCTGCTCTTTGGGTTGAAGATGCTACAAAATCTTACGAAGAAACCATGAAACGCGGCGCTCGCTCTTTTATGGAACCGACGATTGAGGAAGATGAGTTTGGCCAAGTGGTTCGTTCTGGAATTTACACTTATGGAGAAACAGTTCACATTTTCGTGGAAAGAAAAAACTACAATGGTGTTTTCTTGCCAGGCTACAGAGAATGGAAATCTGACTTTAACCCAGAACCAACCGGATTAAAATACATTGATCATATGGTTGGAAATGTGGGTTGGAACGAAATGAACACTTGGGTAAAATTCTATGAAGAAGTTATGGGATTTGTAAACTTCTTATCATTTGACGACAAGCAAATTACCACAGAATATTCTGCTTTGATGAGTAAAGTAATGTCAAACGGAAACGGAAGAATTAAATTTCCAATCAATGAACCGGCTGAAGGAAAGAAAAAATCTCAAATCGAGGAATATTTAGATTTCTATGACGGACCTGGAATTCAGCATATTGCCATTGCTACAGACGATATTATCAAAACAGTATCGCAATTGAGAGCGCGCGGTGTTGAATTTTTGTCACCTCCTCCTCATACGTATTATGAAGCAATTCCGGAAAGATTGGGTGTTCATATGGATATGATGAAAGAAGATTTGAACGAAATAGAAAAATTGGCGATCATGGTAGATGCCGATGAAGATGGGTACTTATTGCAAATTTTTACCAAGCCAGTTCAGGACAGACCTACCCTTTTCTTCGAAATTATTCAAAGAAT
This genomic interval carries:
- the hppD gene encoding 4-hydroxyphenylpyruvate dioxygenase — encoded protein: MSKEIKSVEYGLEKIFEGAQDFLPLLGTDYVEFYVGNAKQAAHYYKSAFGYQSLAYAGLETGVRDRASYVLKQDKIRIVLTTPLTADSPINEHLKKHGDGVKVAALWVEDATKSYEETMKRGARSFMEPTIEEDEFGQVVRSGIYTYGETVHIFVERKNYNGVFLPGYREWKSDFNPEPTGLKYIDHMVGNVGWNEMNTWVKFYEEVMGFVNFLSFDDKQITTEYSALMSKVMSNGNGRIKFPINEPAEGKKKSQIEEYLDFYDGPGIQHIAIATDDIIKTVSQLRARGVEFLSPPPHTYYEAIPERLGVHMDMMKEDLNEIEKLAIMVDADEDGYLLQIFTKPVQDRPTLFFEIIQRMGAKGFGAGNFKALFESIEREQELRGTL